The region GATTGATGCAACAACGTAAAATCGAGCGGCTTTCAGGCCGCGAAACCAAGTAATTAGCCCAGCCAGAAACATGATTAGAACTAACGGGAATGAACTCAATATGGCAATAAACTGACTAGAGGTGTTTATTGGCGTGCTGAGGCTGCTCACTAATAATATGACGCTGATGCTACACATAATCAGGAGAATATACCGTAAAACAGGCAACGATTTTTGCAGATTGAGTACCTTACTATAGAAAAGAGTAAATGTGATAATAACACCCACAGAAAATATGGACAAACTATGCTCCATTAGCCAGAAAGATTGGGGCCATAAATATCGGGCACCAATGTTACTGCCGCGCGCAGCTTCATAGAACATATACGCGGCCAGATACGCGGCCAGATACATGTACCCTTGTGTTCGAGTAAAAATCCAGATAACGATATGATAAAGAAACATCAAACATAAAAATCCCCAGTAAAAGCCCCAGAGCAGGGCTGACCTCTGAGAATGCGTCATAAATGCCTTTTGCTCCCAGATAGCCATTGGAAAGAAGCTATGCACATTCTGGTTATCAATATGAACGAAAACGTTGTAGGTATTGCCTGGCTTTACCGGAAGTGGGAATACGTATGTATGAAAAGACACAGGTCGACTGGCCCGCTCCAACTGATCTCCAGCCTGACTAGTAGTTAGATTTCCATGCTGATCAATCAAATACAGACTAATATGCTTGATATTACCAAAACCAACTTCAAATAAATAATCAGTATCAACTGGCTGGGATTGAACAGAAATTGAGAACCGGAACCAGTAGCCCGCATCAGTTTTTACCATATTCGCTACATCTTGCTGCAATGGTTTGAAGTGATTTTTCTTTGCAAGTATCAAGGCATACTGAAAGGTAATTCGTCCATTTGTATCAACTAGATAATCGGCCTGCCGTCCAATGGGGCAGTACGTAGATTTTGACGACAACTGTATAGGCTTGCCTCCATATACATGCGATGTTGTACTAGCTAATACTAGTAATACTGTGAAGCGTGCTATCCAGTTCATGAAAACTAGTTTCGTATTTCATCCATAAGTTTGAAAAAAAATAGATACCCCGATTAGATTAGCCAACAAATCATGAATAGCCTTAGATTGGGTCATTAAAAACATTACTTGCTAGCGTGTTCAACTAGGTGATATGATACTAAATATCCGGACACGATACTTAGGCAACTGAACTTGCTACATTTGACTGGAGACTTTTTTAGGCAGATTTGAGGACAAACTTCAATTTGACTATGGTTAAACGACCGCAACGGCGTACCGTGTGTGTTTGACGAAGCATCTAAGGAAATGGCCCGCCCTGGCGTACCGGTCGAGCTGTCCTATGCAAAAGGATCAATTCAAGCGGCCGCCCGCGAATTGGCTATCGATCCAGGACGAATCAGCAAATGGAGACGGTCGGCCGCTGCCGCAACGGCCCAAAAAGAACGATCAAACGTTGCCTGCCAATACCCCACTTACTGACGAACAGCAACAGATCAGAAGGTTGCAACGCGAGCTCAGAGAGGCTCAGATGGAGCGGAGCGCCGAAGCGACGCGATATATTAAAAAAGGCGGTCAGCATCTTCTCCAGGGGCGGCCGCGTGGCGTACCGTGGGAGGTGTAATAGAACACACTATCGTCTTAATCCTTATTCTGCTGGAAGTAGTACTCTGACCGCACGGTGAGGTAACGTATTTTTTTCAAGGTGCGGAGATAGTAAAAGCATTTGGCTCGTCAATGTAAACAAATAATTAAGTATATACAGAGAACTGTATAGTATTAGTACAAATAAAAACTTAAGCTTAAACTATATAAAATAAATCTATTTTAATGCCTATCAGACTGATTAGTACATGAGTTGTACGTCTTGACTAATAATTATTGGAAGATAACAAGGGTGAGGTTGTTGATTGAACAATGTATTAACCACAACAAAAAAAGCCGCTCAACAGAGATGTTGAGCGGCTTTTTTTGTTGTGGGCCAGCCTGGACTCGAACCAGGGACTTACTGATTATGAGTCAGGCACTCTAACCAACTGAGTTACAAGCCCATTGCTGATTGATTGCTCAAGTTCAGCATGCAAATTTACAAAATTTTTGACAGCAATACAGATTTAACCGGTTTTTCACTTCAGAATCCTGCCAATCCTGCAAGCCTGTCCGGTATCTTTGCTGAATGTCAGCGCCTAACAAGAAGAAAATTCTCAACGATCCCGTTTACGGGTTTATCACGATCCCGACCGAATTACTTTTCGATTTGGTTGAGCATCCTTACTTTCAGCGTCTTCGACGTATAAAGCAGTTAGGCTTGTCCGAATACGTTTATCCAGGGGCTCTGCATACCCGTTTTCACCACGCCCTGGGCGCTATGCACCTGATGGGACAAGCGATGAGTACCCTGCAAAGCAAAGGCCATTCCATTAGCAGTGACGAGTGCGAAGCTGCCCAGATTGCCATTTTACTGCACGACGTTGGGCACGGGCCGTTTTCGCATGTGCTGGAATGCTGCCTGCTGGAAGATGTACCGCACGAGGAAATTTCGCTGCTGCTCATGCGTGAACTCAACCAGCAATTTAACGGAGCTCTCTCGCTGGCCATCCGAATGTTTGAAGGGACTTACGAGCGCCCCTTTTTTCATCAGCTGATATCAAGTCAGCTGGATATGGATCGAATGGATTACCTCAACCGCGACGGTTACTATACGGGTGTGGCCGAAGGAGCCATCGGGGCCGAGCGAATCATTAAAATGCTCGACTTGGTAAACGACCAGCTGGTAGTGGAGGCCAAAGGAATTCTAAGCGTCGAGAATTTCCTGAATGCCCGTCGGCTGATGTACTGGCAGGTGTATCTGCATAAAACCTCGATTTGCGCCGAGTCGATGCTGATTCAGATCTTACGGCGGGCGCGTTTTTTGATTCGGCAGACTGGTGCCGAGGCTGTCTTTGCGCCGGAATCATTTCGGCTGTTCTTGCAGGATAGTATTTCGCTGGCCGATTTTCGAACGAATCAAATCTATTTAGATGCCTTTACCCGGCTCGACGATTTCGATATCTGGTTCTGCATCAAGCAATGGGCCAGGCATCCAGATTTTGTACTGTCGACGCTTTGCCAGATGCTGCTCGACCGGAGACTGTTTAAAATCATGCTGTCGACAGAGCCCTTTGCCGCTGAACTGCTCGCCGAGTTGGAAAAGCAGCTGCATCAACTGGGCTTGCCCGATGAGCAGCTCTCTTATTTTCTGGTTGAAGGGCAGGCTACCAATGCCGCTTACCTGCCCTCCGGCGACCGGATCAGTATCAAACTCAAATCGGGGAAGGTTATCGACATTGCCGATGCTTCCGACCTGTCAAATATTCAGGTGCTTACCAACATCGTACGTCGTTATTACGTCTGCTGGGCAAAAGAATTGACATTGTTGAGTAAACCGGTGAGTCAGTAACCGACTGCCATAGGTAAACCCAAAATGGGTAACTTACCAACTTACGAACTATTTCCGGTCGATTTTATCCGCAAAGTGCAATTTGTTAGCTACCTTAGCGGCCCAATCGCTCGCTAAAATCGAGTGTTTTGCGACGGCCGTCATACGCATATGAAGTTTACAGTCAAGCAGATTGCCACACTGCTGGGGGGCGAAGTCGCCGGAAATGATACATTGGCAATCACGGGATTAGCCAAAATTGAAGAAGGAAAGCCAGGCGATATTTCGTTCCTGTCGAATCTTAAATATGAACCGTTTCTGTATACAACTCAGGCATCGGCGGTGATTGTTGATCGTTCGTTTCAGCCGAAAAAGCCTGTTTTGTCCTCCCTGATTTTTGTGGAAAATTCCTACTCAGCCTTTACGCAGCTGCTGGAGGAATACTATAAGCAACTGAGTTTTGCCAAAGCAGGAGTCGAGCAGCCATCCTACGTGGGTGAGGGCTGTCAGATTGGCGATCAGATCTACCGGGGTGCTTTTTCGTACATCGGACAGAACTGCCGGATTGGGCGGAATGTGAAGATACATCCACATGCGTATGTTGGCAACAACGTCTGCATTGGCGACAACACCATCATCCATCCCGGTGCCCGTATTCTCGACGACTGCGTTATCGGAAAAAGCTGCGTGATCCATCCCAATGCTGTTATCGGCAGTGAAGGGTTTGGATTTGCTCCTCAGCCCGATGGTACCTACAAGACCATTCCGCAGCTGGGCAACGTGATCCTAGAAGATTTTGTCAATGTCGGTTCAAACACAACCATCGACTGCGCTACCATGGGCTCTACCATTATTCGCAAAGGGGCTAAATTGGACAACCTGATTCAGATCGGGCATAATGTCGACATTGGTGAGAACACGGTCATTGCCGCACAGACCGGTATTTCGGGGTCGACGAAGCTTGGTCAGAACTGCGTTATCGCCGGACAGGTTGGCTTTGCCGGTCACCTGACCATTGCCAACGGCACCAAAGTGGGTGCTCAGTCGGGCGTTGGTAAAAATGTGTACGAAGAAGGAACATCCCTCAATAGTTCGCCTGCTTTCGGTCTGAAAGAAAGTATGCGTTCATTAGCCATATTCCGGAAATTGCCGGCCCTCGAACAACGGCTGACGAATCTGGAAAAGAAAAACGCAAAATAAGTTACGGCTTATGGTTTATAATTCACCGTGTATGGTTTGTGGCTGGCTACCGCGAGAAGACACCGCCTATCCGCCAGCCAGAAGCCCAAGAACCGTAAACTGAGAACTGAAAACGAATAATGAATACCAAACAACAGACGATTCAGAAATCCATATCGGTATCGGGCGTGGGCCTGCACACAGGGGTCTCTGCAACCATGACTTTCCTGCCCGCACCAACAAACCACGGCTATAAATTCCAGCGGATCGACCTGCCGGGGCAGCCCATTGTGGATGCCGACGTGGATAACGTGGTGGACCTGTCGCGGGGAACCACCATCGAGCAGAGTGGCGCACGGATTCATACCGTTGAGCATACGCTGGCAGCTCTGGTGGGTTTACAGCTGGATAACGTCCTGATTCAGCTGGATGGCCCCGAACCGCCCATTATGGATGGGTCGTCCATTCAGTTCATCAATGCCCTGCGTGAAGCCGGTATCGAGGAGCAGAATGCCAGCCGTAACTATTTCGAAGTAAGCGAATACGTTCATTACCGCAATCCTGAGAAAGACATCGAACTGGCAGCCTTGCCGCTGGATGACTACCGGCTTACGGTAATGGTCGACTATAACTCGCGGGTAATCAGCAGCCAGCATGCCTACCTGAACGACATCAGTCAGTTTCCGGAGCAAATTGCCAACTGCCGGACGTTTGTTTTTCTGCACGAACTGGAAGCACTGTACAAACAGAACCTTATTAAAGGCGGTGATTTGACCAATGCCATCGTTATTGTAGATCGGGAAGTAAAAGACGGCGAACTGGACTACCTGGCTGATCTGCTCAAGAAGCCTAAAGTGAGTGTCAACAAACAGGAGGGCATTCTAAACAATCTGGAGCTGCATTACCCCAACGAAATGGCCC is a window of Spirosoma linguale DSM 74 DNA encoding:
- a CDS encoding ATP-binding region ATPase domain protein (PFAM: ATP-binding region ATPase domain protein; Diverse 7TM receptor transmembrane region; histidine kinase dimerisation and phosphoacceptor region; Diverse 7TM receptor extracellular region 2~SMART: ATP-binding region ATPase domain protein~KEGG: pap:PSPA7_1134 two-component sensor), translated to MNWIARFTVLLVLASTTSHVYGGKPIQLSSKSTYCPIGRQADYLVDTNGRITFQYALILAKKNHFKPLQQDVANMVKTDAGYWFRFSISVQSQPVDTDYLFEVGFGNIKHISLYLIDQHGNLTTSQAGDQLERASRPVSFHTYVFPLPVKPGNTYNVFVHIDNQNVHSFFPMAIWEQKAFMTHSQRSALLWGFYWGFLCLMFLYHIVIWIFTRTQGYMYLAAYLAAYMFYEAARGSNIGARYLWPQSFWLMEHSLSIFSVGVIITFTLFYSKVLNLQKSLPVLRYILLIMCSISVILLVSSLSTPINTSSQFIAILSSFPLVLIMFLAGLITWFRGLKAARFYVVASICYAIGFTVFVLNRTNVLPGMNFLIHYSQNIGSLLEFVFMSIGLADFVRHERRSRQLESHQREQLEKQMLKERLRQKTDLEEALIHGQIQERQRVANELHDQLGSVLFGLRIGFDKLKVDTKTTDGQEVVSSLLQTVQSAYEEVRLISHNLWPSELEERGFGHTLNRLIGTLNSQAKTHFVLQLSGQEEELGRIAKFHLYCICLELINNILKHAQADEATIRFTTDLNSATLRLSIRDDGVGMDNSMSATGRGLQSIHERVKLLQGSIRFTSLPEGVGTWVQISIPCVL
- a CDS encoding metal dependent phosphohydrolase (PFAM: metal-dependent phosphohydrolase HD sub domain~SMART: metal-dependent phosphohydrolase HD region~KEGG: scl:sce3000 hypothetical protein), which codes for MSAPNKKKILNDPVYGFITIPTELLFDLVEHPYFQRLRRIKQLGLSEYVYPGALHTRFHHALGAMHLMGQAMSTLQSKGHSISSDECEAAQIAILLHDVGHGPFSHVLECCLLEDVPHEEISLLLMRELNQQFNGALSLAIRMFEGTYERPFFHQLISSQLDMDRMDYLNRDGYYTGVAEGAIGAERIIKMLDLVNDQLVVEAKGILSVENFLNARRLMYWQVYLHKTSICAESMLIQILRRARFLIRQTGAEAVFAPESFRLFLQDSISLADFRTNQIYLDAFTRLDDFDIWFCIKQWARHPDFVLSTLCQMLLDRRLFKIMLSTEPFAAELLAELEKQLHQLGLPDEQLSYFLVEGQATNAAYLPSGDRISIKLKSGKVIDIADASDLSNIQVLTNIVRRYYVCWAKELTLLSKPVSQ
- a CDS encoding UDP-3-O-(3-hydroxymyristoyl) glucosamine N- acyltransferase (TIGRFAM: UDP-3-O-[3-hydroxymyristoyl] glucosamine N- acyltransferase~PFAM: UDP-3-O-[3-hydroxymyristoyl] glucosamine N- acyltransferase LpxD; transferase hexapeptide repeat containing protein~KEGG: gsu:GSU2266 UDP-3-O-3-hydroxymyristoyl glucosamine N-acyltransferase), which gives rise to MKFTVKQIATLLGGEVAGNDTLAITGLAKIEEGKPGDISFLSNLKYEPFLYTTQASAVIVDRSFQPKKPVLSSLIFVENSYSAFTQLLEEYYKQLSFAKAGVEQPSYVGEGCQIGDQIYRGAFSYIGQNCRIGRNVKIHPHAYVGNNVCIGDNTIIHPGARILDDCVIGKSCVIHPNAVIGSEGFGFAPQPDGTYKTIPQLGNVILEDFVNVGSNTTIDCATMGSTIIRKGAKLDNLIQIGHNVDIGENTVIAAQTGISGSTKLGQNCVIAGQVGFAGHLTIANGTKVGAQSGVGKNVYEEGTSLNSSPAFGLKESMRSLAIFRKLPALEQRLTNLEKKNAK
- a CDS encoding beta-hydroxyacyl-(acyl-carrier-protein) dehydratase FabZ (TIGRFAM: beta-hydroxyacyl-(acyl-carrier-protein) dehydratase FabZ; UDP-3-0-acyl N-acetylglucosamine deacetylase~PFAM: UDP-3-0-acyl N-acetylglucosamine deacetylase; Beta-hydroxyacyl-(acyl-carrier-protein) dehydratase FabA/FabZ~KEGG: pnu:Pnuc_0174 UDP-3-O-[3-hydroxymyristoyl] N- acetylglucosamine deacetylase) — its product is MNTKQQTIQKSISVSGVGLHTGVSATMTFLPAPTNHGYKFQRIDLPGQPIVDADVDNVVDLSRGTTIEQSGARIHTVEHTLAALVGLQLDNVLIQLDGPEPPIMDGSSIQFINALREAGIEEQNASRNYFEVSEYVHYRNPEKDIELAALPLDDYRLTVMVDYNSRVISSQHAYLNDISQFPEQIANCRTFVFLHELEALYKQNLIKGGDLTNAIVIVDREVKDGELDYLADLLKKPKVSVNKQEGILNNLELHYPNEMARHKLLDMVGDLALIGRPIKAQILAARPGHAANVAFAKKIKKLIQKNAVNQVPKYDPTQPPVLDINRISQLLPHRYPFQMIDKIIALDENSVVGIKNVTMNEPFFPGHFPGNPVMPGVMQLEAMAQTGGILVLSTVPDPENYWPFLVGIENCRFRRNVLPGDTVIFKCEFTSPMKRGIVKMQGRGYVANQLVCEADMIASLVKKK